The Halorhodospira halophila SL1 genomic sequence GCCCATGCCGTGGTCGATGAAGAACCGCCGGCCGATCCGCGCCGCCGGATGGATCTCGATGCCCGTCACCCAGCGGCTAAACAGCCCGAGCATGCGCGCCACCCAGCGCAACCGCCAGCGCCACAGGCGGGCACTGATGCGGTGGAGGATCAGGGCGTGGAAACCGGGATAGGTGGTCACCACATGGAAGGCGTTCCGAGCGGCCGGATCGCGATCCATGACACAGCGGATATCCTCACGCAGGCGTCGCAGCATCCATCTACCCTTTACGACAATTGGACTCGCGCCAGCGGCGCGGGTTGAGTACGTGGCTGATCAGACCGCGCAGCATCCGTACCTCATCCTCGGTCAGCCATGCGCGGCGAAAGATGTTACGCAGCCGCCGCATCGTCAGCGCGGGGTTGTGCCGGTCGAGATAACCCACCCGACCGGCCATCTCCTCCAGGTGATCGAAGAAACGCTCCAGCGTATCCACCGCCGCGGGCGGCTCCTCCGCCTGGCCCTGCACCGGCCCCCCGGCCGCGGCCGCCATGCGCAACTCCCACGCTACCAGCTGCACCGACTGCGCCACATTCAGGGAACTGTAATCCGGATCCGTGGGGATCTGCACCAGGTAGTGGCAATGGTCGAGTTCGGCGTTGGTCAGGCCGGTGCGCTCCCGCCCGAACACCCACGCCAGGTCACCGTCACCCCCCTGGGCGACAGCGGACTCGGCGGCCGGGCGCAACTCCAGCCGAGGCTGCCGCTCGGCACGACTGCGCGCCGACAGCCCAAAGGCCAGGCGACAGCCGGTCAGGGCCGTGGCAAGGTCCGGAGCAGTCCGCGCCCGCTCCAGGACATCGCCCGCGCCGGCGGCCCGGGCCACGGCCTCCGGGTCGCCCGGGTCACACTGCGGGTCCACCAGGTAGAGGTCCCGCAGTCCCATGGTGCGCATGGCTCGCGCAGCCGCGCCGATGTTGCCGGGGTGGGTGGTCCCGACCAACACAATACGTGTGCGTTCAAGGCTCAAGATGGCCTCCCGGTCTGAATCGCATCAGTTTTGCTGTTATCCTGTAGCGCGTCCAGCGTAGGAGCTTTCCCGATGCATCCAATGGTCAACATCGCAGTCCGTGCAGCACGGGCTGGCGGGGATCTCATCGTCCGCAACATCGATCGACTCGACCGGGTCCAGGTCGAGTCCAAAGGCCGCTACGATTTCGTCTGCGACATCGACCGCCAGGCCGAGGCGGCCATCGTGCAGACGATCCAACGCGCCTATCCGCAGCACGCCATTCTCGCCGAAGAGGGCGGCCTGCAGGGACATGCGCAGAGCAAGGCGGAGTATACGTGGATCATTGATCCGCTGGACGGCACGGCCAATTTCCTGCGCGGGTATCCGCACATCGGCGTATCCATTGCCGTGCAGAAAGAAGACCAGCTCGAGGCGGCAGCCATCTACGATCCGCTGCGCCAAGAGCTGTTCACCGCCTCGCGGGGCAACGGTGCACAACTCGACGGCCGACGCATCCGCGTGCCGCAGCGCCGTAGCGTCGACGGGGCCATGATCGGCACCGGCTTCCCGTTTAAGAACCAGGCGCTGATGCCGGCCTATCTGCGCATGTTCTCCGCGGTCACCGAGCACGCCGAGGACATGCGCCGCGCCGGCTCCGCGGCGCTGGATCTGGCCTACGTGGCCGCCGGGCGGCTAGACGGCTACTTCGAGCTGGGCCTGAAACCTTGGGATATCGCCGGCGGTACCCTGCTGGTGCGCGAGGCGGGCGGCATCGTGACAGACATCACCGGCGAGGACCGGGCCCTGGCCACCGGTCATGTCGTCGCGGGCGCCCCCAAGGTCCACAGTGGCCTGCTGAACACCATCCGCGCCCACGCCGCTGAGCTACCCACCGGCTGATCGCGCTGCCCGGCGCGGCCTCACCCCAGGCCGCGCTCCAGGTCGCGGATGATATCCGCCGGATCCTCCAACCCAACGGAAACCCGCACCAGCCCCTCGCGGATGCCGGCGGCCGCGCGCAACTCATCGGAGATGGTGCCGTGGGTGGTGGTCGCCGGATGGGTGATGGTGGACTTGGTGTCCCCCAGGTTGCCGGTGATCGACAGCATGCGCGTGCTGTCGATCAGACGCCAGGCTGCCTCCCGGCCTCCGGGGAGCTCGAAGGCCACAATCCCGCCGAACCCGCTCTGCTGCGCCGCGGCCAGGCGGTGGTGGGGATGGTCCGGCAGCCCGGCGTAGTGGACCCGCTCGACGCCGGGATGGCCCTGCAGCCACTCCGCCACCTGCTGGGCATTCCGGCTGTGCGCATGCATGCGCAGGGACAGCGTCTCCAATCCCTTGAGGAACACCCAGGCGTTGAACGGGCTCATGCACGGCCCGGCGGTGCGGATGAAACCGTGGATCTCTTCCCCCACGCGCTGGGCGTCGCCAACCACCGCGCCACCGACACAGCGACCTTGACCGTCCAGGTACTTGGTGGCCGAGTGGATCACCAGGTCGGCCCCCATCTCCAGCGGGCGCTGCAGGGCGGGGGTACAGAAGCAGTTGTCGATCGCCAACAGGGCTTCGTGGGCATGGGCCACCTCCGCGAGGCGGCGGATGTCCACCACCTCGTTGAGGGGGTTGGAGGGCGTCTCAGCAAAGAGCAGGCGCGTGTTCGGCTGCACCGCATCAGCCCAGGCCCGCTCGTCGCTCAACGGCACCCAGCTGACCTCGATGCCCCAGCGCGGCAGGTACTTGGTCAGCAGCGACAGGGTGGTCCCGAAGAGGGTCCGCGAGGCGACCACGTGGTCGCCGGCCTGCAGCAGCCCCAGGCACGTCGCCAGCACCGCCGACATGCCTGAAGCCGTCCCGACGCAGGCCTGCCCGCCCTCCAGGGCGGCCAGGCGGTCGCAGAAGGTCCGCACCGTCGGGTTGGTGAAACGCGAGTAGACGTTCCCGGGGTCCTCACCGGAGAAACGCGCGGCCGCCTGTGCGGCACTCTCGAAGGTAAAGCTGGAGGTCGGGTAGATGGGCTCCGACTGCTCCTGGGCATCGGTGCGCACCTGACCGGCTCGCACCGCCCGGGATTCGAACCCGGCGAGCGGATCGTCATCAGGCCTGGTTGTGCACATCCACGATCTCCAAGTCTTGGTCGCTGCCCGCCTGTTCCCTGGCGGCATCGGCACGTGCCTGAGAGAGGCCACGCAGATAGTCCTGGCTGACGCCTCCGGTCACGTAGTGCCCGTTGAAGCAGGAACTATCGAACTGCCGGATCTCCGGATTGCCATCGGCCACGGCCGCTTCCAGGTCGTCGAGTTCCTGGTAGATCATGCGGTCGGCACCGATCGCCGCCGTGATCTCGGCCTCATCTCGGTTATGGGCGATGAGCTCTTCGGGGGCCGGCATATCGATACCGTAGACGTTGGGGTAGCGCACCGGCGGGGCGGCGGAGGCGAGATAGACCCGCCGCGCCCCGGACTCGCGGGCCAGCTGCACCAGCTGCTGCGAGGTGGTGCCCCGGACCACCGAGTCGTCCACAAGCAGGACGTTCTTGCCCGCGAACTCCAGCGGGATGGGGTTGAGCTTCTGACGCACCGATTTCTTGCGCGCCGCCTGCCCGGGCATGATGAAGGTGCGCCCGACGTAGCGGTTCTTGATGAAGCCCTCCCGGGACTCCACGCCCAACTGGTAGGCCAGCTGCATGGCGACGGTGCGGCTGGTGTCCGGGATCGGGATGATCACATCGATATCGTGATCGGGCCACTCGCGCCGGATCTTGGCCGCCAGCCGCTCGCCCATACGCAGACGTGCCTTGTGCACGGCCACGCCGTCGACAATGGAGTCGGGCCGGGAGAGGTAGACGTACTCGAACAGGCACGGGGCGTGGATAGGATCCTCGGCACACTGGCGGGTGTGCAGGACACCATCCATGTCGATGAAGATCGCCTCGCCCGGAGCCACCTCGCGCACCAGGCGGAAGCCGAGCATATCCAGCGCCACGCTCTCCGAAGCGATCAGGTACTCCCGCCCCTGCTCGGTATCGCGCTCGCCGAAGCACAGCGGGCGGATGCCGAAGGGGTCACGGAAGGCGAGAATGCCGTAGCCGTTGATCATCGCCACGGCCGAGTAGGCGCCGTGGCAGCGCCGGTGGACCTGCTCGACGGCACTGAACAGATCGCTGGGCTCGAGCCGGCCGTGGGGGCAGACACTCAACTCGTGGGCGAGGATGTTGAGCAGGATCTCCGAGTCGGAGTTGGTGTTGATATGGCGTCGGTCCGTACGGAAGAGCTCCTGCTTGAGCTCCTCGGTATTGGTCAGGTTGCCGTTGTGCGCCAGCGAGATGCCGTAGGGCGAGTTGACGTAGAAAGGCTGCGCTTCGGCGGAACTCTCGCAGCCGGCGGTGGGATAACGAACGTGGCCAATACCGACATTGCCGGTCAGGCGCATCATGTGCCGGGTCCGGAAGACATCCCGCACCAGGCCGTTGCTCTTGCGCAGGCTCAACTGCCCCTGGTCATAGGTAATGATCCCGGCAGCGTCCTGACCCCGGTGCTGGAGCACGGTCAGCCCCTCGTAAAGGTCCTGGTTCACCGGCCCCTTGGCCACCATTCCGATTACGCCACACATGGATTGCTCCTACCTCTTGCTAGGCACCGGAACGGCCGACGGACTCACGGCCGCCGCCCGGCGCAGTATTCGGCCCAGTAATCCGGCAAGCCATCGAAGCCCTCCATTGCCTCGCCCTCAACGGGCGGTTGCCAATCAAAGTCCTCCAGCCAGGCATCCAGGCCGGCTCGACAGATCCACGGCTTGATCCCCGGCAGCACCACCGACTCCTGCCAGGCCCGCTCCTGGGTCATTGGCGAGAAACCGAGCAGCAACACCACCAGCGCCACCACCACCGCGCCACGCGCAGCCCCGAACAACACGCCCAGAAGCCGATCGGTGCCCCCGAGCCCGGTGCGCGTCACCAACACCGAGAGGGCATTATTGAGCAGCGCCCCGAGGATCAGCGTGCCCACAAAGAGCCCGACAAAACCGGCACCCAGGCGGATCGTCGGCGAGGCGATCCACTCCTCGAGCAACAGCGCCACGGCCCCGGAATAGCGCACCGCGATCCAGAAGGCGGCCACCCAGACGAGTACCGAGAGGACCTCGCGCACGAAACCGCGGATCAGGCTGATCCCCGCCGACAGTGCGATGACGCCGACGATGACGAGGTCGAGCCAGTTCATCGCGACACCACGTACCCCTCCACCCCGGCCTCGTCAGCGGCGCGCTCGAGCAACGCCTGCGCCTCGTCCCGCTCCATGACCGGACCGATGCGCACACGGTGGAACGACGACCCCTCGCCGTCCGGCGACTCGATGTAGGCCGGCAACCCGAGATCGCGGATGCGGTCGCGCTCCCGCTCGGCGTTCTCTGCCTCCTGGAAACTGCCCACCTGGACCGAGTACGCCCCCTGCTCCCGACTGGCGATGGCGATGCCGTTCACCTCGTCGACCGCCTCGTCGGTGGTTTCGTCCTCGGTGGCGGTCTCCTCGGGCTCGTCCCGCGCCTGCTCCTCATCCTCGTCCCGTTCGGGCTCGTCGGGGCTGGCCGGCTCGTCATCCGAGGCCTCCGGCTCCTCGAATCCGGCCGGCTCCTCGGCGGTGAAATCTTCCGGCTCCTCGTCGAGATCCTCCGGCGGCTGCTCGGCCAGCTCCTCGGGTTCCGGCTGATCGTCGGGGCGGGGCGGAACCTCGACCGGCACATCCACGTCCTCGGCCTCATCGGAGCCGGAGAAGATCATCGGCAGGAAGATCACGGCCAGGGCGACCAGGACCGCGGCCCCAACCAACTGTCGTTTCGTGCTTGGATCCATCGCCTACCCCCAGCCTTGCTGCGCTTGTACGGCGGCCACAGTGCGGAAGGAGCCAAAGACCACAACCCGATCGCCGGGCCCGGCCTGGCCCTGGAGAGCGGCCAGGGTGGTCGCCACCCCGTCACCGCAGTGCACCACCGACTCACCCGCGTCGGCAAGCTGGCTGGCCAGTTCATCGGCGTTGCGCATATCCGGCTCATCCAGCTGCGGCAGGTACCAGGCGTCGATCCGACCACTCAACGCCGCGACCAATGCCCGGGCATCCTTGCGCGCCGCCACGGCGAAGAGGGCTCGCGTTTGCCCGGTGACCGTTCGGTCATCCAGCACCCGGGCGAGCTCCTCCGCACCATCGGCATTATGCGCGACATCCAACAGCCACTCCAGTGACCCGGCCTCGATCCGCTCCAGACGCCCGGGCACCCGCACCCCATCCAGGAGCCTGGCGACGGCCGCCGCGTCCACGCCAACCGCCTCCGGCAGCTGAACGAGGGCGGCCAAGGCGGTAGCCACGTTGCCGCGCGCAGCGCACCCCGGGATCCCCGAGGCCGGCAGCCCCCCCCAGTGGTACTCGCCACAGCGCCACCACCAGCGCCCGTCGGCCTCGGCGGAGAACGTCCACTCCACCCCGGCCTGCGCGACCTCGGCGCCGACCTCCAGCGCCGACTGACGCAGCGCCGCCGGGGCGTCCTGCTGACCGATCACCGCCGGTCGCCCCTTGCGGAAGATGCCGGCCTTCTCGGCGGCAATCGCCTGCAGGTCGTCGCCGAGGAATTCGGCGTGGTCGCGGGCAATCCGGGTGACCACCGCCACATCCGCGTCGATGGCGTTCACAGCGTCCAGCCGCCCGCCCAGCCCCACCTCCAGGATCCAGACCCGAGCACCGCTGCGCGCAAAGAGATCGAAGGCGGCCAGGGTCGTATGCTCGAAATAGGTCAGACTGACGTCAGCGTCGCCCCGGGCCTCCTCGACCCGGCCCAGCGCCTTGACCAATGGGGCATCGGCCACCTCGACCCCGTCGAGGCGCATCCGCTCGTTAAAGCGCTGGAAATGGGGCGAGGTGTAGAGGGCTGTGCTCACCCCGAGACCGCGCAGCAGCGCCTCCAGGGTCCGCGCCACACTCCCCTTGCCGTTGGTCCCACCGACCGTAACCACCCGCGCCGCCGGGGCGAGGACACCAAGGCGCAGGCCCACGGCGGCCACGCGCTCCAGACCGAGGTCGATGGCCGTCGGGTGAGCCGCTTCCAGTCGGGCCAGCCAACCCTCAAGATCTGGCGGAGCGGCCGGCTGCGGCCTGCGGGCACCGTTCATGCGTTGCGGGGGTCGCCCTCGTCCTGGCTCTCACCAGCCTGATCCCCCGCCGCCCCAGCGGGCCCGGCCTCCTCGGCCGGCGCCTCGGGCTCTGCGCTCTCCGGCTCAGGGTCGACGGTTGCCGCGGGGGCGGGGGCCGGCGCCACCGAGACATCTCCGCCGAGCTTGCCCATCAGCGAGGCGATCTCGTCACGCATATCGCGCCGATCAACAATCATGTCGATGGCTCCGTGGTCGAGAAGGAACTCGGCCCGCTGGAAGCCTTCCGGCAGCGTCTCACGCACGGTCTGCTCGATCACCCGCGGTCCAGCAAAGCCGATCAATGCACCGGGCTCGGCGATGATGACGTCCCCCAGGGTCGCCAGACTGGCCGAGACACCACCCATGGTCGGATCGGTCAGTACCGAGATGTACGGTACGCGCGCCTCGTTGAGTCGCGAGATGGCCGCCGAGGTCTTGGCCATCTGCATCAACGAGAACAGCGCCTCCTGCATGCGGGCACCACCCGAGGCCGAGAAACAGACCAGCGGGATGTCGTTGGCCCGCGCCTCTTCGGCGGCGCGGCAGAAGCGTTCACCGACGATGGTGCCCATGGACCCGCCCATGAAGCCGAACTCGAAGGCGCAGACCACCACCGGCCGCTGATGCACGGCACCACGCATCGCCACCAGGGCGTCGTTCTCGCCGGTGGCCTTCTGCGCCTGGTTCAGACGATCCCGATAGCGCTTGCTGTCACGAAAACGCAGGAAATCCGACGGCTGCAGTTCTGCACCGATCTCAACCGCCTCGCAGGACTCGTCCAGAAACAGCCGCAGGCGCTGCCGGGCCGAGATCCGCATGTGCGCACCGCACTTCGGGCAGACCTCGAGATTGCGCTCCAGATCCGGGCGATAGAGGATCCCCTGGCAGGACTCGCACTTGGTCCACAGGCCCTCTGGAACACTGCGACTGCGCGGACCGGCGTCGGTCCGGATCCGCCGCGGCATGAGTTTCTGAAACCAGCTCACGAGTCACCCCCCGTCGTCGTGTCGTCCATCGCCCGGCGCAGGGCCAGGACGGCATCGCGCAGACGCTCGGGCAGATCCGCCGCCGCCCCGTGCTCACCAATCATACGCACCAACGCGCTGCCGACGATCACGCCGTCGGCACACGGCGCCAGTGCCGCGGCACTTTGCGGATCACGCACCCCGAATCCGACGGCCACCGGTAGATCGGTCACCCGACGGATGCCGGCGACCTGCTGCCCGACCAACCCGGCGTCCAGGTCCGCCGACCCGGTCACCCCCTTGAGGGCCACCGCGTAGACAAAACCGCCGGCCACCGAACAGACCCGCTCCACGCGTTCGGCGCTCGTATTGGGCGCCACCAGGTAGATCAGATCGACACCCTGGACCCGGGCCTCATCGGCCAACGCCCCGGCCTCCTCCGGCGGCAGGTCAACGGTGAGCAGGCCGTCGACGCCGGCGGCCGCCGCATCGCGAACGAAGGCGCGATAACCGGCAGCCTCGAGGATATTGGCGTAGCCCATGAAGACCACCGGCGTGTCCGGATCCTCCTCTCGGAAGCGGCGCACCACCTCGAACAGCCGCGCCGGC encodes the following:
- the accD gene encoding acetyl-CoA carboxylase, carboxyltransferase subunit beta — translated: MSWFQKLMPRRIRTDAGPRSRSVPEGLWTKCESCQGILYRPDLERNLEVCPKCGAHMRISARQRLRLFLDESCEAVEIGAELQPSDFLRFRDSKRYRDRLNQAQKATGENDALVAMRGAVHQRPVVVCAFEFGFMGGSMGTIVGERFCRAAEEARANDIPLVCFSASGGARMQEALFSLMQMAKTSAAISRLNEARVPYISVLTDPTMGGVSASLATLGDVIIAEPGALIGFAGPRVIEQTVRETLPEGFQRAEFLLDHGAIDMIVDRRDMRDEIASLMGKLGGDVSVAPAPAPAATVDPEPESAEPEAPAEEAGPAGAAGDQAGESQDEGDPRNA
- a CDS encoding RNA methyltransferase; this translates as MSLERTRIVLVGTTHPGNIGAAARAMRTMGLRDLYLVDPQCDPGDPEAVARAAGAGDVLERARTAPDLATALTGCRLAFGLSARSRAERQPRLELRPAAESAVAQGGDGDLAWVFGRERTGLTNAELDHCHYLVQIPTDPDYSSLNVAQSVQLVAWELRMAAAAGGPVQGQAEEPPAAVDTLERFFDHLEEMAGRVGYLDRHNPALTMRRLRNIFRRAWLTEDEVRMLRGLISHVLNPRRWRESNCRKG
- the trpA gene encoding tryptophan synthase subunit alpha; the encoded protein is MSRIAERFRACRSAGRTALIPYITGGDPSPDDTVRLMHALVAGGADVIEIGVPFSDPMADGPVIQAACARALAAGTTPARLFEVVRRFREEDPDTPVVFMGYANILEAAGYRAFVRDAAAAGVDGLLTVDLPPEEAGALADEARVQGVDLIYLVAPNTSAERVERVCSVAGGFVYAVALKGVTGSADLDAGLVGQQVAGIRRVTDLPVAVGFGVRDPQSAAALAPCADGVIVGSALVRMIGEHGAAADLPERLRDAVLALRRAMDDTTTGGDS
- a CDS encoding bifunctional folylpolyglutamate synthase/dihydrofolate synthase, which gives rise to MNGARRPQPAAPPDLEGWLARLEAAHPTAIDLGLERVAAVGLRLGVLAPAARVVTVGGTNGKGSVARTLEALLRGLGVSTALYTSPHFQRFNERMRLDGVEVADAPLVKALGRVEEARGDADVSLTYFEHTTLAAFDLFARSGARVWILEVGLGGRLDAVNAIDADVAVVTRIARDHAEFLGDDLQAIAAEKAGIFRKGRPAVIGQQDAPAALRQSALEVGAEVAQAGVEWTFSAEADGRWWWRCGEYHWGGLPASGIPGCAARGNVATALAALVQLPEAVGVDAAAVARLLDGVRVPGRLERIEAGSLEWLLDVAHNADGAEELARVLDDRTVTGQTRALFAVAARKDARALVAALSGRIDAWYLPQLDEPDMRNADELASQLADAGESVVHCGDGVATTLAALQGQAGPGDRVVVFGSFRTVAAVQAQQGWG
- a CDS encoding O-succinylhomoserine sulfhydrylase produces the protein MCTTRPDDDPLAGFESRAVRAGQVRTDAQEQSEPIYPTSSFTFESAAQAAARFSGEDPGNVYSRFTNPTVRTFCDRLAALEGGQACVGTASGMSAVLATCLGLLQAGDHVVASRTLFGTTLSLLTKYLPRWGIEVSWVPLSDERAWADAVQPNTRLLFAETPSNPLNEVVDIRRLAEVAHAHEALLAIDNCFCTPALQRPLEMGADLVIHSATKYLDGQGRCVGGAVVGDAQRVGEEIHGFIRTAGPCMSPFNAWVFLKGLETLSLRMHAHSRNAQQVAEWLQGHPGVERVHYAGLPDHPHHRLAAAQQSGFGGIVAFELPGGREAAWRLIDSTRMLSITGNLGDTKSTITHPATTTHGTISDELRAAAGIREGLVRVSVGLEDPADIIRDLERGLG
- a CDS encoding SPOR domain-containing protein, with translation MDPSTKRQLVGAAVLVALAVIFLPMIFSGSDEAEDVDVPVEVPPRPDDQPEPEELAEQPPEDLDEEPEDFTAEEPAGFEEPEASDDEPASPDEPERDEDEEQARDEPEETATEDETTDEAVDEVNGIAIASREQGAYSVQVGSFQEAENAERERDRIRDLGLPAYIESPDGEGSSFHRVRIGPVMERDEAQALLERAADEAGVEGYVVSR
- a CDS encoding CvpA family protein, whose product is MNWLDLVIVGVIALSAGISLIRGFVREVLSVLVWVAAFWIAVRYSGAVALLLEEWIASPTIRLGAGFVGLFVGTLILGALLNNALSVLVTRTGLGGTDRLLGVLFGAARGAVVVALVVLLLGFSPMTQERAWQESVVLPGIKPWICRAGLDAWLEDFDWQPPVEGEAMEGFDGLPDYWAEYCAGRRP
- a CDS encoding inositol monophosphatase family protein, translating into MHPMVNIAVRAARAGGDLIVRNIDRLDRVQVESKGRYDFVCDIDRQAEAAIVQTIQRAYPQHAILAEEGGLQGHAQSKAEYTWIIDPLDGTANFLRGYPHIGVSIAVQKEDQLEAAAIYDPLRQELFTASRGNGAQLDGRRIRVPQRRSVDGAMIGTGFPFKNQALMPAYLRMFSAVTEHAEDMRRAGSAALDLAYVAAGRLDGYFELGLKPWDIAGGTLLVREAGGIVTDITGEDRALATGHVVAGAPKVHSGLLNTIRAHAAELPTG
- the purF gene encoding amidophosphoribosyltransferase encodes the protein MCGVIGMVAKGPVNQDLYEGLTVLQHRGQDAAGIITYDQGQLSLRKSNGLVRDVFRTRHMMRLTGNVGIGHVRYPTAGCESSAEAQPFYVNSPYGISLAHNGNLTNTEELKQELFRTDRRHINTNSDSEILLNILAHELSVCPHGRLEPSDLFSAVEQVHRRCHGAYSAVAMINGYGILAFRDPFGIRPLCFGERDTEQGREYLIASESVALDMLGFRLVREVAPGEAIFIDMDGVLHTRQCAEDPIHAPCLFEYVYLSRPDSIVDGVAVHKARLRMGERLAAKIRREWPDHDIDVIIPIPDTSRTVAMQLAYQLGVESREGFIKNRYVGRTFIMPGQAARKKSVRQKLNPIPLEFAGKNVLLVDDSVVRGTTSQQLVQLARESGARRVYLASAAPPVRYPNVYGIDMPAPEELIAHNRDEAEITAAIGADRMIYQELDDLEAAVADGNPEIRQFDSSCFNGHYVTGGVSQDYLRGLSQARADAAREQAGSDQDLEIVDVHNQA